In one Brassica oleracea var. oleracea cultivar TO1000 chromosome C9, BOL, whole genome shotgun sequence genomic region, the following are encoded:
- the LOC106313996 gene encoding LOW QUALITY PROTEIN: cytochrome P450 84A4-like (The sequence of the model RefSeq protein was modified relative to this genomic sequence to represent the inferred CDS: inserted 1 base in 1 codon), whose translation MYTLMTLILLVPLLLFLFRHLLSRRLRQRKPYPPGPKGLPIIGNILMMNQFNHRGLAKLSRTYGGLLHLRLGISHLFVVSSPQIARQVLQVQDHVFSNRPTTIAIRYLTYGQSDLAFCNYGPFWRRMRKLYVMMLFSRKRAESWASVDEEVHKAVRSVAANVGKPLNVCKVAFSLTRDITFRAAFGSSSSSSNEGRLDEFLEIIQEFSKLFGEFNVADYVPSWLSWIDPQGINKRVEKARKSLDCFIESIINDHLDKKKTEKNVNVDEVTDMVDQLLAFYKEEVKVKDSETKINLDNIKGIIMDVMFGGTETVALAIEWVLTELLRSPENMKRVQDELATVVGLERWSVEDTHLEKLSFLKCVLKDTLRLHPPFPLLLHETVEEAEVSGYFIPKGSRVMVXTYALGRDPASWSDPEIFNPSRFLDPGAPDLKGNSFEFIPFGSGRRSCPGMQLGMYAFELAVAHLLHCFTWRLPDGVKFGDVDTIEGPGLTVAKANSLVAVPIKRLLCPMVLESHNV comes from the exons ATGTATACTCTAATGACACTCATCCTTCTTGTCCCTCTTCTTCTTTTTCTTTTCCGTCACCTCCTTTCACGACGGCTAAGGCAGCGGAAACCATACCCTCCGGGACCCAAAGGCTTACCCATCATTGGCAATATACTCATGATGAACCAATTCAACCACCGTGGCCTAGCCAAGCTCAGCCGCACATACGGTGGACTACTTCACCTCCGCCTCGGAATTTCCCATCTTTTTGTAGTTTCTTCTCCTCAAATCGCACGTCAAGTCCTCCAAGTTCAAGACCACGTTTTCTCAAACCGTCCAACCACAATAGCAATCCGTTACTTGACCTACGGGCAATCCGACCTAGCATTCTGCAATTACGGCCCGTTCTGGCGAAGGATGAGGAAACTCTACGTTATGATGCTCTTTAGCCGTAAACGGGCCGAGTCGTGGGCCTCTGTTGACGAAGAGGTTCACAAAGCGGTCCGTTCTGTAGCGGCCAATGTCGGAAAACCACTAAACGTATGCAAAGTCGCATTCTCCTTAACAAGAGACATAACGTTCCGAGCAGCGTTCGGCTCCTCGTCGTCCAGTTCTAACGAAGGCAGACTAGATGAGTTCCTTGAGATCATACAAGAGTTCTCTAAGCTCTTTGGTGAGTTTAATGTAGCGGATTACGTCCCGTCTTGGCTCAGTTGGATAGACCCGCAAGGGATAAACAAGCGGGTCGAGAAAGCCCGAAAATCTCTAGACTGTTTCATTGAGTCAATCATCAATGATCACTTAGACAAGAAGAAGACAGAAAAGAACGTTAACGTTGACGAGGTGACCGATATGGTTGACCAGTTACTTGCGTTCTACAAAGAAGAAGTTAAAGTCAAGGACTCAGAGACCAAAATCAATCTCGATAACATAAAGGGCATCATCATG GATGTGATGTTCGGAGGAACCGAGACGGTGGCATTAGCAATCGAGTGGGTACTAACCGAGCTACTCCGGAGCCCCGAGAACATGAAACGGGTCCAGGACGAGCTAGCGACTGTGGTCGGGCTTGAGCGGTGGAGCGTGGAGGACACGCATCTTGAGAAGCTCTCTTTCCTAAAATGTGTACTCAAGGATACTCTCCGGCTCCACCCGCCGTTCCCTCTCCTCCTCCACGAGACGGTGGAGGAGGCCGAGGTCTCCGGTTACTTCATTCCCAAGGGATCACGTGTGATGG ACACCTACGCTCTTGGGCGTGACCCGGCTTCGTGGTCCGACCCGGAAATATTCAACCCGAGTAGGTTCTTGGATCCGGGTGCTCCTGATCTGAAAGGAAACAGTTTCGAATTCATTCCGTTCGGGTCAGGTAGGAGATCGTGCCCGGGTATGCAACTCGGGATGTATGCGTTTGAGCTTGCGGTGGCTCATCTTCTACACTGCTTCACGTGGAGATTACCGGACGGCGTGAAATTCGGTGACGTGGACACCATTGAAGGGCCGGGTCTCACGGTTGCTAAGGCTAACTCTCTTGTGGCAGTGCCGATCAAGCGCCTCCTCTGTCCCATGGTCTTGGAAAGCCACAATGTTTAA
- the LOC106315361 gene encoding uncharacterized protein LOC106315361: MIMQGTRLSLRRGSARLRPEEVEPCKSFHEGDEVKETIKGRSVSSRQQSATFDFQEPEVTETLSADDARSLVSDGSEAVEPSESRRDTKDTNGTCRVTTRRQSAKGKSQTATETNGAIEDVVVTVPSISINTVQECDVLPSTVSPEDHEKESKNKPEAEETGGMMRRTSMRRTSRHAAEKVQSYREVSLKVKVRRDC; encoded by the exons ATGATCATGCAAGGCACAAG GCTTTCTTTGAGAAGAGGGTCAGCTCGGTTAAGGCCCGAAGAAGTTGAACCATGTAAAAGCTTCCATGAGGGAGACGAAGTGAAGGAGACAATCAAGGGGAGAAG TGTCTCTTCAAGACAACAGTCTGCAACGTTTGATTTCCAAGAACCGGAAGTGACTGAAACCTTGAGTGCTGATGATGCAAG AAGCTTAGTAAGCGATGGATCTGAAGCTGTAGAACCATCTGAAAGCAGACGTGACACAAAAGATACAAACGGGACATGCAG GGTCACAACGAGAAGGCAATCAGCAAAGGGTAAATCCCAAACAGCTACAGAAACTAATGGAGCCATCGAAGATGTTGTAGTGACAGTCCCGTCTATAAGCATCAACACAGTCCAAGAGTGTGATGTTTTACCATCGACGGTTTCTCCGGAGGACCATGAAAAAGAATCAAAGAACAAGCCTGAAGCTGAGGAAACCGGAGGAATGATGAGAAGAACGTCCATGAGAAGAACATCGAGACATGCAGCTGAGAAAGTGCAATCATACAGAGAAGTCTCACTTAAAGTGAAGGTGCGGCGAGACTGCTGA